Within Anolis sagrei isolate rAnoSag1 chromosome X, rAnoSag1.mat, whole genome shotgun sequence, the genomic segment CAGGTTCCTAACCCTGTACTCGAAAGTAtttaaagtacaggcagtccccgagttaataataataataattattattattatatagtgtaattaatctgggttggcttatacttgagtatttaTGGTAATGTAATTGCAATGGAAAATCCAACAAacgctacattcagcaaaggataagagggatcctcttgcttctgcaggagtctactgtataccatgcagctgtggacaagtctacatagggaccaccaaacgcagcattgcccaaacaattatcatggaacatgaaaggcactgcagactacttcaatcagagaaatcagccatagcagagcacctgatgaacgaacctggacacaacatattatttgagaacacagaaatgttggaccactccaacaaccaccatgtcagactacacagagaagccattgaaatgcacaagcatgtggacaatttcaacagaaaggaggaaaccatggaaatgaacaaaatctggctaccaatatttaaaaaaaaactctacaatcagaacagcacaacaacagagaggaaacaaacaaggacatctaatcacctctcaacagaggattgctccaggcactgccaggcaatcaaatgctaatcaaggtagtcagttgaaacattcacacctaactccaacagacaagagtcctttgtcccaccctggtcattccacagatatataaacccctttttcctagttctaacagacttcactacctctgaggatgcttgccatagatgcaggcgaaatgtcaggagaaaatgcctctagaacatggccatatagcccgaaaaaaacctacaacaacccaggaattattattattgttattattattattatatagtgtaATTAACCTCATAGTTAACTTCCTCATAGTCACTGGAAAACTAGGCAGTTGGATGACATGATACTTCATACCCTCTTAATCAACAATTCTGTAAATACTCATGGTGAACCGAAGAAATATATTTcaatctcacaatctctgaggatgcctgccatagatataggcaaaacatcaggagagagtgcttctggaacatggccttacagcccggaaactcacagcaacccactatttcaacctctgtttaaataaCAAAGCAAAAGGAGTTGGTTTGTATTTTGACTGACTGTGCATATCTCCGCTCTGTCCAGTTTAAGGGCATCTTAGTCAAGTTCCTCTTATTGCTTGACGTTCTGCTTGCTCTTAGACATTTGTATGTTGGTTTCTTGTTTAGCTGTACAACTTTCTTTATAGGAGAGTTCAATCATCCTGTTGTTTTACATAGTAACAATATCTTATTGCAATATTTCCACTTTCAGGTTCACCAGAGTGGTTCGGGATGGTCCCCAGTGGTGAGTTGCCTATTTTGTAACGTTCTCATACATAGGCTGATGCAAGTCATGTGGACTGTAGCCTTCAAGGAAATGAGAAAGGAGCACACTCCTTGAAGTAGCATCAagcttgaaaaaaatatatctgaTACTGTACTACCTGATAGTTGTTTGCTTATATTAGTTGGAAGAATGGGCTTATTTACATAAAACCCTCTCCATAAAtattcaatgtttgatgttttggaaTATAACatgttatgtttttttaatttaattttagttgttaagtcataatttgtttttatatgttggattgATAATTTCATTACTATGGGTGTATGGCTGTTGTGTTCAGtcactgaatatttgccttttatgtttggaatccgccctgagttccttccGGGGAaatagggaggaatataaataaagtattattattactattattagaaacacaacaagattagtagacagcaaacaagatcattctgctggctgttgtattggatcacacatttgacacttcccaagtgtctaggactgtgtgattatcagcgaataatatgtgcagatccaagtagggtgccctttggcagctgacaggtggtgattttgtcagcgccaattgtttttaagtgcaggccaaggtctttaggcactgcacccagtgtgccaatcaccactgtgaccacctttattggcttgtgccagaatctttgaaattattattattattattattattattattattattattattattatgtattacagcagagtaacttattagcagcagcgtgacccagcaccagtagccaaaatgataaaaagaacaaaatcacACAGACTGATGTTATATCtcccttaggaggcttttctttgtagtaaaatagtatgattgcactatttacaagaacaaggtttccgtaACACAAAAgaagtcctttatacttccttctttgcttccatgctgggcttctttctcatgcagataaacagcttcgctctcacagagcctcctctcttACCGAACTTactcaggagcttcacacagtagctttacacacaaggccttgGGGCTtttctcaccgaagcttctcacagactaaggcctatctcacactgtgaaGGCCTTCTCtaacagactgaggcctacctcacatggTGAagtcttctcacagactgagatcttctcacagactgagatagGCAAACTAtcacagaggcctactaagctacagacacgcctgcttatatagaactgcagcttttgttgagttattgcatccatttaaccctttcagtatttgtaattaaaaatattgtattgtatattgtattaagtgaactgttgggcatcgaattgtgccttttataacacgccctgagtccccactagggggttgagaagggcggggtagaagcactccaaataaataataaataaataaaaatacccagttaatttttaatatttctgacactagGTACGATAATGCTTCACTTATTCCAGTGCAATACACACAAAGGGCTTCATATGCAGAATAAAGGCAGTAAAGATAGAGACGCCTCAGGTACAGAATCCACAATATTTGTAATCCACACTGTGCCTTTTTCCCACTCTGAGATgggtttttgttttctctttgttaCAAAAGTACGTTGAAGAAAACCTGGGCGTTATGTCGGTGGGGTTCTTGCTCAGCAGCCCGGATGACGCTGTGATTTGGAGAGGACCCAAAAAGAACGGTTTGTATCTcaaagggaaaaggggaaatcAAGTACAAGTAGCCTGAAGAGTCtgaagtcaccttgagtcccagtTTTTGAGAAAAGTCAGGTTCTAAGTAAAGCTGCTCATCGTGGCAATGAAAATAGTGATGCTCAAAGCCTCAAAACATTATGGAGATATTAACATGAAATCCATAACACTTCATAGGGTGATAACATACTAGTAACATCCTTAGtaggttttctttttctctgaaaTGGCCAAATGGGAAAAAAGCAAAAGCAGGACTATATACAAGTCAGGATCCATCAGAATATTTAAGTATTATTGCTTTCATTCTCAGAGAAGCTTCCAGTAGAGGGCGGAAGAGAACGGCACTCATAGCTTCAATGGGAATGTGAACCATAATATATGTTTCTTTTGCTGCTGtcagccttcaagtcatttccaacttatggttcCCCTaaggaaggcatgggcaaactttggctctctagGTCagcggttctcaatctgggggttggggctcctgggggggtcatgagggggtgtcagagggtagccagagaccatcagaaaaaacagtattttgtgttggtcatgggggttctgtgtgggaagtttggcccagttctattgttgttggggttcagaatgctctgtgattgtcagtgaactataaatcccagcaactacaattcccaaaggtcaagtctattttccccaaactccaccagtgttcacatttcactgactattcgtgccaagtttagtccagatccatcatggtttgagtccacagtgctctctggatgtaggtgaactacaactcccaaactcaaggtcagtgcccaccaaacccatttatttgctgttggtcatgggagttctttgttccAGATTGGTtcggttccatcattggtggagttcagaatgttttttgtaggtcaactataaatcccagcaacgacaactcccaaatgaatcccccctcccccaaggctaccagtattcaaatttgggggtattggatatttgtgccaaatttggtccagtgaatgaaaatacatcctgcatatcagatatttgcattatgatccgtaacagtagcaaaattacagttacgaaggagtaacagaaataatgttacggttgggggtcaccacaacatgaggaatgatattcaggggtcgcagcatgaagaaggttgagaaacactactctagaTGTTTGGGACCTCaacattgtgggagttggagtccaaaatacctggagggcaaaAGGTTGCCCATGACCGCCCTTAGATGAGCCCATCACAGACAAGAAAAACCTCTGAAATGCGTGGGGCCACCATAGGCCAgtagacaacttgaaggcacatgcatgcACAATTCTTTTAGGTAGGTTCTGAGCTTCTGTTTCCTGTTTCCAGGGATGATCAAGCAGTTCCTTCGCGACGTCGACTGGGTAGACATTGACTACCTGATAGTCGATACTCCGCCAGGGACCTCTGACGAGCACCTCTCCGTCGTGCAGTATCTCAGCGCTGCTGGCATCGATGGCGCCCTGATCATCACCACCCCCCAGgcaccatttttttctttttacaataaTGGTTACTAATAGAATGTGGGGAGTCGGGAAGGATAAGAGAAtgaatgtctgaatgtatctccctctttgAGCCAGCTAGGATGTTATGATCTCAGTCCTGCCTCTTtcgcaggcatgactggtggggatgagagacagggccttctcagtggtggcccatcagctttggaactccatcccaaatgaaatcagatcagccccctccctcctgaccttcagaaaaaggctaaagatgtggatgtaGGATCAAGCGTTCAGTTAGTAACCCACAAGAGAATTatggaatacagtgttccctcacttatggcgggtgttacattccaggaccacccgcaaaaagtggaaatccgcaaagtagggatgctatatacaCACAATCTCCCTGCACCGGGTTGGTCTTGTGATGTAATGACCAAATGTGGGGAAGACTTCCTTGGCAGCCTCCCCTGCCCAGTGGTGGGAGCTGTTGCCCCAGTATCGTCGTGCATCAGAGGCAGGAGGGACCAtccaagagagaaaaggaaggccgAGCCTTCCCTTTCCTACTCCTACTCCTCTTTGTCTCGGGCGGAGCTTGTGGCTGGAGAGCCAGAAAGGAAGAAGCGtgcaagggagaaagagaggaagggaagaaggaagacagACAAACAGAAAAGGGCTGCCATCAGGTCCCACACTCCAGTAGGCGAAGGAGAgaagggcaaaagggagggaaaggaggagagagagaaggagggaggagaaaaggaggaggaggagaggaaggaagaggaggcggcACTTTGCAAAGGCCGTCATGGCAtggctttcttctcttcctcttcctcctctttctcccgcTTTCAACCCAAAAGGGCTCCCATCTGCAGGGGAGagtgaggaagaggaaaaggaggaggaagcaggcgaggaggaggagctgggcgAGTAGGGCGCCTGTAGGAGGCGGCTTCCCAAGCTGGCATCTCCCACGATGCACGTGGCAAGGAGAAGTGCAGCTCCAgtgtaaatatatacattatttattgaaaaactgcaaaacagcgagtccacgaaaagcgaactgcgaagtcgtgaaggaacactgtagtgcaatgatatttatttatttacagtatttatattccaccctcctcaccccgcaggggactcagggcggattacaatgtacacatatatggcaaacattcaatgccaaagacacacaacagatatagacaaacagacagaggctatttaacttttttctgaccgccaggagagctgtcactttcattgtccatctgcgacactgatgaagtacttccgcattccccgcatgcttttgctggagtcttttttatggcctcgtaaattttgttaaattagcctccccacacataggtggtacctaattttcctacttgacagatgcaactgtctttcgggttgcaaaggttgacaataagctacacaattggtcggaagctcactccgacccgggctggcttcgaactcatgaccttgtggtcagaagtgatcttaatgcagctgacactcagacagatgcgccacagtcctggtgcaattataatttggattacgattctagataacgtgattttaataactgttttacagtttgatttgcttttaattattgttttaaatatatatttattttactgtatgtatgtttatatggcattgaatgattctctatatatgtaagctgccttgagtcccctacaagGTTGAGAAAgtctcctaccggctgttaggaattgtgggagttgaagtccaaaacacctggagggatgaagtttgcccatgcctgctatataatatcattaatttcttgtttttaaaacaagatACATGTTTTTTCAGAGCGACCCCTAAACCTGCGTTTAATTCTCCCTCTAAAATCCCACAGGACTTTTTCTCTCCCCTCTGGCCATAAATATACAGTCGCTTGATGCCATTCTACTGCTTTCAAACCCCATTCGCTTTGTTTCCTTATTAAAAGGAGGTGGCGCTTCAGGATGTTCGAAAGGAGGTCAACTTCTGTCGTAAAGTGAAGCTGCCCATCATCGGCGTGGTTGAAAATATGAGTGGCTTTGTATGCCCAAAGTGCAAGGTAATGTGGTATAGAGATGTATATTTTAAAACCCAAGCGTGACTGGTGTCCTTTGCAGGGATGGGTGGGGGGCCTCTTTCTGACTTTGTTGCAATCTTGATTCAAATCAGGGACTGATACACGCTTTTATGGTTGCATATTaacaataggttgctgtgagttttccaggctgtccggccatgttccagaagcattctctcctgacgtttcacccacatctatggcaggcatcctcaaaggttgtgaggtttgttggaaactaggcaagggaggtttatatatctgtgtaataatgtccagggtgggagaaagaactcttgtctgttggaggcaagtgtgaatgttgcaattaatcaccttgattagcattgcatagccttgcagcttcaaagcctggctggttgctgcctgggggaatcctttgttgggaggtagtagctggccctgatacattcttgtctggatttcccctgtttttttagtgttcctctttatttactgttatgattttagagggttttttaaaaaaatactggtagccagattttgtttttgttcatgctttcttcctttctgttgaaattgtccacatgcttgtggatttcaatggcttctctgtgtagtctgacatggtggttgtgagagtggtccagcagttctgtgttctccaataatatgctatgtccaggttggttcatcaagtgctctgctgtgAAAGCAAACATAATcaggctactagtattaaaattacgatagtaaataaagaacaacacacaaaaaacaggaaaattccaggcatgaaacaatcaaggccagctaacacctcccaatcaaggatgcccccaggcagcaaccagccagactttgaagctgcaaggttattcaaggCTAACCaagatggccagttgcaacattcaaacttgcctccaacagacaagagttcttcctcccactctggaacttccacagatatataaaacctcccttgcttagtttccaacagacctcacaacctctgaagatgcctgccatagatgcaggcaaaacgtcaggagagaatgcctctggaacatggccatacagcctggaaaactcacagcaacccagtgattctggccatgaaagccttcaacaacacatattaaCTATATTTCAACATGTGattttatggatgtattttgaCTATGTTGTGCCTTGCTTCAAGTCTAAAAGGGAGGCGAGTaattcattatcattattgttattataattaccatcatgactattattattattacttctggaGTGGCTTTATTCTTTCTCCTCTGTGTTGCACATGGCGGCAGATCTAGTAACGCAAAAAGGCCGGAGTTGAATATTTTGATAGGAAAGGTTTGCATGTGTTTGGTTTCCTTTCAGATTGCAGAGTGTGCTTTAACCCTACCTTTGTTTCACAGAAAGAGTCTCAGATCTTCCCGCCAACCACCGGAGGGGCAGAGGCCATGTGCCACACTTACAACCTGCCTCTCCTGGGGAAAGTGCCTCTGGACCCTCAAATAGGTAAATGCGGCATCTCCAAGGCACTTTTCCTCTTTGCTTTGGGTCTTGGAATCTGGGATGTAATGCAAAagaatatacaggcagttcccgagttgcaaacatccaacttataaataGGTCACAGTTGAGAACAGAAGTGAGTGAAAGCTACCCCTTGGAATGGGAAGGCgttcctgaaagagttactatcatggagaaaagggttctgaaccgaagctttatctccaatctttgtttccataataagtgatttttttcaatatccaatgatcccagagacagaaagtgaggtaatgtcttatgaacaggggcacagacagtaaaggaaacaccacaggtTTGTTCCCCCTTCCTTGTGTGATCCAAAGCTTAACAATGTCACAGATCCAACTTGcacacacattcaacttaaggagaaacctacagaatctatcttgtttgtaacttggggactcctGTCTATGAGGAAGAGTATTGCTTTCCTGCCAGGGTGGGCAgagttggccctccagatgttgctggactgcaggtCTCATCACCCATTGCCACTGCGGAGGACGGATGGGACTTTTCCATTCCAGCAACATCCAGAAATCCACAGATCCATCAGATTTGTTTTATTGGTTTCTTGGAATGGTGTTGTGCCAAATTGGGAGCTTGAAGTTAGGTGGGATTCATAACCTTCATAGGATAGTAAaggaaaagtttccccttgacattaagtctagtcgtgtctgactctgtgggttggtactcatctccatttctaagccgaagagccggcattgtccgtagacacctccaaggtcttgtggccagcatgactgcatggagcgccgttaccttcctcacatttgcatgttttcgaactgctaggttaacagaagctggggctaacgataGGAGCTCACTCAGTCCggggattcaaactgccaaccttctgatcagaaggttctgcagcttagtgatttaacccactgtgccaccatggcccttCTTTGTAGGATATAAAAGTTATATTtcacttttgtaagctgcctaAAGTGTTGAACTATGTGGCAGGCAGGCTATATA encodes:
- the LOC132782094 gene encoding cytosolic Fe-S cluster assembly factor nubp1-A, yielding MAAEGNGLPLVDVPPQECPGTGSDQAGKAEACKGCPNQGVCASGKLVGPDPAIEEIKEKMKTVKHKLLVLSGKGGVGKSTFSAHLAHGLAQDEATQVALLDIDICGPSIPKIMGLEGEQVHQSGSGWSPVYVEENLGVMSVGFLLSSPDDAVIWRGPKKNGMIKQFLRDVDWVDIDYLIVDTPPGTSDEHLSVVQYLSAAGIDGALIITTPQEVALQDVRKEVNFCRKVKLPIIGVVENMSGFVCPKCKKESQIFPPTTGGAEAMCHTYNLPLLGKVPLDPQIGKSCDKGESFFSAAPNSPAALAYREIIQKIQDYCIRNQPHAQENT